The stretch of DNA CCTTTTCGCCGATGGTCACGGCATGACCATCGAGCAGTTCCTCACCAGTGCCGAGGCGGCCTCGACCGCCCTTTGCGAACCAGGCACTGCCGTTGGCACCCGTATCCTCGATGCCGTGGCTGCCACCAAGATTGCGGTTGGCTGCAATACCAATCTCGGCATCCTCCTCCTCTGTGCACCCCTGGCCGCCGCGGCCGAGCGTGATGGTCCGCTGCGGACTTCCCTCTCAGAAATACTCGACGAGCTGACCGTGGAGGATGCCGACCTCGCCTTCGAGGCAATCGTATTGGCGAGCCCCGCGGGCTTGGGCAGAGCGCCCGCGCATGACGTAAACGAGCCGGCGGATTGCACCTTGCTCGAGGCCATGGCGGCAGCAGCCGCCCGCGACCGGATTGCCCAGGCCTATACCGATGAGTTCGAGGAGATCTTTGGCGCCGGCCTCGACGCGCTGGATGCTGAACGCACCCGTGGCCTCGCCGATTGGTGGCCGGCAACAGCTGTGTATCTGAATCACCTGTCAGCCGGTCCCGACAGTCATATCGCCCGGAAATTCGGAATGGAAGCGGCAACACAGGTCCGCAACGAAGCGAAGATGATCCTGGGCGAGCTGCTGCAGCTTGCCGATGGCCAG from Rhodoligotrophos sp. CJ14 encodes:
- a CDS encoding triphosphoribosyl-dephospho-CoA synthase yields the protein MSLPKEAIATAFIAACRAELNAPKPGNVHLFADGHGMTIEQFLTSAEAASTALCEPGTAVGTRILDAVAATKIAVGCNTNLGILLLCAPLAAAAERDGPLRTSLSEILDELTVEDADLAFEAIVLASPAGLGRAPAHDVNEPADCTLLEAMAAAAARDRIAQAYTDEFEEIFGAGLDALDAERTRGLADWWPATAVYLNHLSAGPDSHIARKFGMEAATQVRNEAKMILGELLQLADGQAVLRRLLDFDSALKDRGLNPGTCADLTVATLFADNLQGLLKNSTGSG